Proteins co-encoded in one Rattus rattus isolate New Zealand chromosome 5, Rrattus_CSIRO_v1, whole genome shotgun sequence genomic window:
- the Slc2a6 gene encoding solute carrier family 2, facilitated glucose transporter member 6 isoform X1, which yields MQEPLLRAEGLDYDTFPEAPASPEEKARAGALQNRRVFLATFAAVLGNFSFGYALVYTSPVIPALKRSSDPALRLDKIQASWFGSVFTLGAAAGGLSAMLLNDLLGRKLSIMFSAVPSAIGYALMAGAHGLWMLLLGRMLTGFAGGLTAACIPVYVSEIAPPGVRGALGATPQLMAVFGSLSLYALGLLLPWRWLAVAGEGPVLVMILLLSFMPNSPRFLLSKSRDEEALQALIWLRADSEVHWEFEQIQDNVRRQSSRVSWAEAREPRVYRPILIAVLMRFLQQLTGITPILVYLQTIFDSTSVVLPSQQDAAIVGAVRLLSVLIAAVTMDLAGRKVLLYVSASIMFVANLTLGLYVQLVPRTLTPNSTVEIEMLGGTEQPPAAAFNYLTLIPLLATMLFIMGYAMGWGPITWLLMSEVLPLRARGVASGLCVLVSWLTAFILTKYFLLAVNAFGLQVPFFFFSAICLLSLLFTGCCVPETRGRSLEQIEAFFHTRRMSFRP from the exons ATGCAGGAGCCCCTGCTAAGAGCCGAGGGACTGGACTATGACACCTTCCCCGAGGCGCCCGCGTCGCCTGAAGAGAAGGCACGGGCCGG GGCCTTGCAAAACAGAAGGGTGTTCCTGGCCACCTTCGCTGCCGTGCTGGGCAATTTCAGCTTTGGGTATGCCCTGGTCTACACATCTCCAGTCATCCCTGCGCTGAAGCGCTCTTCTGACCCAGCACTACGCCTGGACAAAATCCAGGCATCCTGGTTTGGG TCCGTGTTCACCCTGGGTGCCGCCGCTGGGGGCCTCAGTGCTATGCTACTCAATGACCTCTTGGGTCGGAAGCTCAGCATCATGTTTTCCGCTGTCCCCTCGGCCATTGGCTATGCACTCATGGCTGGTGCCCATGGCCTCTGGATGCTTCTGCTGGGGAGGATGCTGACAGGCTTTGCCGGGGGACTCACTGCTGCCTGCATCCCG GTGTACGTGTCTGAGATTGCACCCCCGGGTGTTCGCGGGGCCCTGGGGGCCACGCCGCAGCTCATGGCCGTGTTTGGATCCCTGTCTCTCTATGCCCTTG GTCTTCTGCTGCCTTGGCGATGGCTTGCCGTGGCCGGGGAGGGGCCTGTTCTGGTCATGATCCTGCTGCTTAGCTTCATGCCCAACTCGCCTCGCTTCCTACTGTCTAAGAGCCGGGATGAGGAAGCACTGCAGGCGCTGATCTGGCTGCGGGCGGACTCTGAGGTCCACTGGGAGTTTGAGCAGATCCAGGACAACGTGCGGAGACAG AGTAGCCGAGTGTCGTGGGCGGAGGCCCGGGAGCCCCGCGTGTACCGGCCTATTCTCATTGCAGTGCTGATGCGTTTTCTGCAGCAGCTGACAGGCATCACTCCCATCCTTGTGTACCTACAGACCATCTTCGACAGCACGTCCGTGGTGCTG CCCTCCCAGCAGGATGCAGCTATAGTTGGTGCTGTGAGGCTCCTGTCTGTGCTGATTGCCGCTGTCACCATGGACCTGGCCGGCCGGAAAGTCCTGCTCTATGTGTCAG CATCCATTATGTTTGTCGCCAACCTGACGTTGGGGCTGTATGTCCAGCTTGTGCCAAGGACTCTGACCCCCAACAGCACTGTGGAGATCGAGATGCTTGGGGGCACGGAGCAGCCCCCAGCCGCGGCCTTCAACTATCTCACCCTGATACCCCTGCTGGCCACCATGCTCTTCATTATGG GCTATGCCATGGGCTGGGGGCCCATCACCTGGCTCCTCATGTCTGAGGTTCTGCCCCTGCGTGCCCGTGGTGTGGCCTCAGGGCTCTGCGTGCTGGTCAGCTGGCTCACAGCCTTCATCCTCACTAAGTACTTCCTGCTGGCAGTG AATGCCTTCGGCCTCCAggtgcctttcttcttcttctcggCCAtctgcctgctcagcctgctcttcACAGGCTGCTGTGTGCCTGAGACCAGGGGCCGCTCGCTGGAGCAGATCGAGGCCTTCTTCCACACTCGCAGGATGTCCTTCAGGCCCTAG
- the Slc2a6 gene encoding solute carrier family 2, facilitated glucose transporter member 6 isoform X2, which produces MQEPLLRAEGLDYDTFPEAPASPEEKARAGALQNRRVFLATFAAVLGNFSFGYALVYTSPVIPALKRSSDPALRLDKIQASWFGSVFTLGAAAGGLSAMLLNDLLGRKLSIMFSAVPSAIGYALMAGAHGLWMLLLGRMLTGFAGGLTAACIPVYVSEIAPPGVRGALGATPQLMAVFGSLSLYALGLLLPWRWLAVAGEGPVLVMILLLSFMPNSPRFLLSKSRDEEALQALIWLRADSEVHWEFEQIQDNVRRQQLTGITPILVYLQTIFDSTSVVLPSQQDAAIVGAVRLLSVLIAAVTMDLAGRKVLLYVSASIMFVANLTLGLYVQLVPRTLTPNSTVEIEMLGGTEQPPAAAFNYLTLIPLLATMLFIMGYAMGWGPITWLLMSEVLPLRARGVASGLCVLVSWLTAFILTKYFLLAVNAFGLQVPFFFFSAICLLSLLFTGCCVPETRGRSLEQIEAFFHTRRMSFRP; this is translated from the exons ATGCAGGAGCCCCTGCTAAGAGCCGAGGGACTGGACTATGACACCTTCCCCGAGGCGCCCGCGTCGCCTGAAGAGAAGGCACGGGCCGG GGCCTTGCAAAACAGAAGGGTGTTCCTGGCCACCTTCGCTGCCGTGCTGGGCAATTTCAGCTTTGGGTATGCCCTGGTCTACACATCTCCAGTCATCCCTGCGCTGAAGCGCTCTTCTGACCCAGCACTACGCCTGGACAAAATCCAGGCATCCTGGTTTGGG TCCGTGTTCACCCTGGGTGCCGCCGCTGGGGGCCTCAGTGCTATGCTACTCAATGACCTCTTGGGTCGGAAGCTCAGCATCATGTTTTCCGCTGTCCCCTCGGCCATTGGCTATGCACTCATGGCTGGTGCCCATGGCCTCTGGATGCTTCTGCTGGGGAGGATGCTGACAGGCTTTGCCGGGGGACTCACTGCTGCCTGCATCCCG GTGTACGTGTCTGAGATTGCACCCCCGGGTGTTCGCGGGGCCCTGGGGGCCACGCCGCAGCTCATGGCCGTGTTTGGATCCCTGTCTCTCTATGCCCTTG GTCTTCTGCTGCCTTGGCGATGGCTTGCCGTGGCCGGGGAGGGGCCTGTTCTGGTCATGATCCTGCTGCTTAGCTTCATGCCCAACTCGCCTCGCTTCCTACTGTCTAAGAGCCGGGATGAGGAAGCACTGCAGGCGCTGATCTGGCTGCGGGCGGACTCTGAGGTCCACTGGGAGTTTGAGCAGATCCAGGACAACGTGCGGAGACAG CAGCTGACAGGCATCACTCCCATCCTTGTGTACCTACAGACCATCTTCGACAGCACGTCCGTGGTGCTG CCCTCCCAGCAGGATGCAGCTATAGTTGGTGCTGTGAGGCTCCTGTCTGTGCTGATTGCCGCTGTCACCATGGACCTGGCCGGCCGGAAAGTCCTGCTCTATGTGTCAG CATCCATTATGTTTGTCGCCAACCTGACGTTGGGGCTGTATGTCCAGCTTGTGCCAAGGACTCTGACCCCCAACAGCACTGTGGAGATCGAGATGCTTGGGGGCACGGAGCAGCCCCCAGCCGCGGCCTTCAACTATCTCACCCTGATACCCCTGCTGGCCACCATGCTCTTCATTATGG GCTATGCCATGGGCTGGGGGCCCATCACCTGGCTCCTCATGTCTGAGGTTCTGCCCCTGCGTGCCCGTGGTGTGGCCTCAGGGCTCTGCGTGCTGGTCAGCTGGCTCACAGCCTTCATCCTCACTAAGTACTTCCTGCTGGCAGTG AATGCCTTCGGCCTCCAggtgcctttcttcttcttctcggCCAtctgcctgctcagcctgctcttcACAGGCTGCTGTGTGCCTGAGACCAGGGGCCGCTCGCTGGAGCAGATCGAGGCCTTCTTCCACACTCGCAGGATGTCCTTCAGGCCCTAG
- the Cacfd1 gene encoding calcium channel flower homolog has protein sequence MSGSVAAGAAAGPAPPAQEEGMTWWYRWLCRLAGVLGAVSCAISGLFNCVTIHPLNIAAGVWMIMNAFILLLCEAPFCCQFVEFANTVAEKVDRLRSWQKAIFYCGMAIVPIVMSLTLTTLLGNAIAFATGVLYGLSALGKKGDAISYARIQQQRQQADEEKLAETFEGEL, from the exons ATGAGCGGCTCGGTCGCCGCCGGAGCGGCCGCCGGCCCAGCCCCGCCGGCGCAAGAGGAGGGCATGACATGGTGGTACCGGTGGCTGTGCCGCCTGGCGGGAGTGCTAGGGGCAGTGT CCTGTGCCATCTCTGGACTCTTCAACTGCGTCACGATCCACCCTCTGAACATCGCAGCTGGGGTGTGGATGAT CATGAACGCCTTCATCCTGTTGCTGTGTGAGGCCCCCTTCTGCTGCCAGTTTGTGGAGTTTGCAAACACAGTAGCTGAGAAGGTTGACCGGCTGCGCTCCTGGCAGAAGGCCATCTTCTACTGCGG GATGGCCATCGTCCCCATCGTCATGAGCCTGACCCTGACTACACTGCTGGGCAACGCCATCGCCTTCGCCACCGGGGTGCTGTACGGACTGTCTGCCCTGGGCAAAAA GGGAGATGCCATTTCTTATGCTCGGatccagcagcagaggcagcaggcgGATGAGGAGAAGCTGGCTGAGACATTCGAGGGGGAACTGTGA